GCACCGCGGCATCGAGCCCGCCCAGCGCATTGAATGCACCGCGAATCTTGAAGGCACCGATGGGCTGCAGATTCTCCGGCTTGAGCCACACCGGACGCACCGGGTCCGCCCACCGCGCCGGCAGCAGTGGCGTACGGACGATGTCAGCGGCGATCCGCTGCGCTGCGGCTGCGATGTCGTCGAGGGTCACCAACTTCACCACGCAAGTCTGCCCCGAGCGTCGGTTACCGTGCTCACGTGACCCCGTACAGCTTCGGAATCGTTCCTCGTTACGCCGAGATCGACCAGCAGGGCGTGGTGTTCAACGGCCACTACCTCACCTGGTTCGACGAGGCGTGTACCGGCCTGTTCGACCACCTGCGGGTGAGCTACGCCGACCTGATCGCCGAAGGTGTCGACATGCAGGTGGTGCACACCGAGATCGACTTCCGGGCGCCGGTTCGGTGGCGCGAGGCGGTGCGGATCGCCGTGCGTTGCGAGCACATCGGGACCACGAGTTTCACCCTGGGGTTCACCGTGCTGGGTACCGATGCCGAAGGCATCGAGAAGGCTCGAGTATCCGGCAAGAACGTCTACGTCGTGGTCTCTACCAGCGACTGGTCCAAGCGTCCCGTACCCGAAGCGGTTCGCATCGCCCTCGATTCCGTGGCCGGTCAATGATTCTTGCGACCCTGAGGTGCCCGCATGCCCGCGGCGGTGATGTCACATGTGAAGGCTTGTCGAATCCGGCGGGCCGGCCGACCCGAAATTCGCGTTGAAACACCAGTTCACCTGTAGCACAATCGGTGTGGATGGCTGTGCCGGACTACGGAGGGAAGGTCATGTCGCACGATGAGCGCGCTGGTTTCGACGCTCCCGAGGCTGATGTCGTCGAACAGCTGATTCCGGTCGGTGTCGACGACGAGCACGATGCACTCGGCGATCTGCGGCGGGTTCGCATCTCGCCCGATGCCGATGCCGCCGAAGCCGACCTGATCGATCAGGCCATCGTCGTTCCACTGGACGACGAGTCCGACTTCGACCGCTGAGCCGCACGCGACCTGACCACCGTCCGGCCCACCAGGCCTGCGACGACCAGCGCACCGAACGCCGCCAACCAGGGCCATGCGCCATGCCGGTGAACCCATCCGGCGAGCGCGCCCTGCAGTTGGCCCGCCGCAGCAATCACCGGATCATCGGGATTGCCTGCGGGCCCGAACAATTGGACTTCATACCAGCCGTAGTAGGCGACGTAGGCGCCTACGGCGATCAACAGAGCCCCACTGATCCGGCTGATATACGGCACGACACTGCGCAACCGGTCGACTACGACGGTGCCTGCCAATGCCGTGGCCACGGCCAGCACCCCGACCACGAGCGCGAAGCCTCCCGCATACGCGGCGAGTACCGCCACCCGGTGCAGCACGGTATGTGACTGCAAGGTGGCACCGGTGACCGCCAGGAAAGGACCGACGGTGCACGACAGGGACGCCAATGCGTACCCGACCCCGTAACCGGCCATCGAACCCAGCCGTGCCGTGGGGGCCCAACCGGCGCGGCCCGTGACCGCATCAGGCAGCAGCAATCCCAGCCGGCGGCCGGCCAGCAACCAGAGCCCGAGCACAGCCAGGAGCATGCCGACGACCAACGTGACGTACGGAAGGTAACGCTGAACGGTGTTTGCGGCGGCAACCGTGAGCAGCCCGAAGCTACCGAACACCGCAATGAATCCGGCCGTCATCACCATGGTGGCCACCAGGGCCCGCCACAGGGCTTTGAGCGGGCCGCGCGGCGTGGTGCCGCGCACCACCAGCGCCAGATAGCCGGGCAGCAGCGCAAACCCGCAGGGATTGAGTGCCGCCACGAGGCCGGCGCCGAACGCCAACCCCAACAGGTTGTCCGGCACGCCTGCGACTAGCTCTTCAGGGCCGCGACCCGATCGGCCAGTTCCTGCTGCGGCATCGCCGAGGTGGGGTTGTTGACGAAGGTGGACGACCCGTCCGCACGGTAGAAGACGTAAGCCGGCTGCCACGGGACGTTGTAGCGGGCCCAGATCGAACCGTCGGCGTCATTGAGGTTGGGGAAATTAAGGTGGTATTTGTCGACAAAACCCTGCATGGCCCCGACATCGGAGTGGGCCGCCACCCCGACGAAGCTGACCTGCGGATTGGCGGCGGCAACCTGGCTCACCGACGGCGCCTCGGCATTGCAGAAGGGGCACCACGGCGTCCAGAACCACAGCACCGCCGGACGCCCGGCCAGGCTGGCTCCGTTGAAGGGCGCACCGGACAACGTCGTGCCGGTGAACTGGAGCCGGTCGTCAGCGACCGCGGTCGGCGCCGCGAACAGCGCCAGCACCATCGCAAGCACCGACAGCAGGCCGGCCAGGATCGACATCAGCGGTGGCCGTACTCGGAGTCGCAGCCTCATGACAGTCTCCTTCGCTCAGGGCGCAGCGCACGCACGGCCTGCACATACCCCTATTACGGAAGTCGACACTCCGGGGTTCAACGCCGGTCCCGACTGCCTCAGTTCTGCCGCGGCAACAGCTCGGCGGCGAACCGGTCCAGGAATGCCCTGGTGTCGGTCGCGGCGGCGAATCTGATCACGAACTTG
The window above is part of the Mycolicibacterium fortuitum subsp. fortuitum genome. Proteins encoded here:
- a CDS encoding acyl-CoA thioesterase — protein: MTPYSFGIVPRYAEIDQQGVVFNGHYLTWFDEACTGLFDHLRVSYADLIAEGVDMQVVHTEIDFRAPVRWREAVRIAVRCEHIGTTSFTLGFTVLGTDAEGIEKARVSGKNVYVVVSTSDWSKRPVPEAVRIALDSVAGQ
- a CDS encoding cytochrome c biogenesis CcdA family protein — its product is MPDNLLGLAFGAGLVAALNPCGFALLPGYLALVVRGTTPRGPLKALWRALVATMVMTAGFIAVFGSFGLLTVAAANTVQRYLPYVTLVVGMLLAVLGLWLLAGRRLGLLLPDAVTGRAGWAPTARLGSMAGYGVGYALASLSCTVGPFLAVTGATLQSHTVLHRVAVLAAYAGGFALVVGVLAVATALAGTVVVDRLRSVVPYISRISGALLIAVGAYVAYYGWYEVQLFGPAGNPDDPVIAAAGQLQGALAGWVHRHGAWPWLAAFGALVVAGLVGRTVVRSRAAQRSKSDSSSSGTTMA
- a CDS encoding protein disulfide oxidoreductase encodes the protein MRLRLRVRPPLMSILAGLLSVLAMVLALFAAPTAVADDRLQFTGTTLSGAPFNGASLAGRPAVLWFWTPWCPFCNAEAPSVSQVAAANPQVSFVGVAAHSDVGAMQGFVDKYHLNFPNLNDADGSIWARYNVPWQPAYVFYRADGSSTFVNNPTSAMPQQELADRVAALKS